The Scleropages formosus chromosome 3, fSclFor1.1, whole genome shotgun sequence genome contains the following window.
AAGGAAGAATAGCAATATATTTTTAGTTTGCATGCATAGACAGCATGAGCTATCAGTAATTCTGCAGGTGCTCTAATTCAAACATTGTGCAGGAAAGTTCGAAACCTCAACGCATTACACGCGTATTGGTCAAGATTCTAGAGCAAAAAAAAGTAGAGCCAATCAGAATAATGCAACTACTCAGCGCCGATCATTCGTAACACCTCTGGAGAAGCTTATTGGTCCATATTGGCAGTCCTTCCACTTCAGAACCAATCAGTGCCGTGCGTTGACTCAGCGCTGATAATTCAGAACTCCGCTAACACGATATCGAGAGGccgtagaaaatgtttttttgtgtggagGTGCGCAGTATAGGTGTCATATTTGGACTTTGCAATGGTATTCTTGGTGGAATTCGGTCGCTTCGGAGGGATGATTCCCTGGGCTTGCAGCAGGACTGACAGGACATCGGGCTTGGAGAAGGAAATGGCGGATGGATGGGTTTGGAGCTGCTGGAGACAGGAGAGATGGCAGCGAGCAGTACTACTACTGAGATATAGCATGCAATCAATGCAAtcataaaaaacatttattattattttgcatatgaactttttattattgtcatgGATTACAAAAAAGGAATGGCGTATTGCTGGTTTGATCCTCCTCTGGAGGTAAAtagttatttgttgtttttattatgcaATTATGTctactatattattatattaggCTCTTAGAATCTAGTAGTTGCGCAACACAACAGGCAGTCATATTTTAACGCGTCTTCATCAACATATTACTATTTTGCTGTGGGCAGCTTTAAATAACCAGTATGGGATAATAATGACGAGCTGCAACATGATTTTCTCGGGAATTTGCGATTGCATTTGAATTGTGGAATTATTACCCGTTACTTGTAagaattgtttcatttttctggaATCAGGATGACATCCCCTCCCCGTCTCTCACGTcaaaaaacgttttttttttttcaccaaattaTATTATGATTCCCATTTATTCTCTTTCCGTATTTGGCTTTTGTTACTCGACTGAACTGTGGATCATGATGATGTAGCAGATTTTGCGCCTCTTCTCTTCTTCACAGAAACCGGAACCATAAGTTCCAACTTCAACCAGATCTAGTTATGAGTCAtgaaaatgatggaaatgtCCCAAAATTTCTGGCTCGAGCTCCGTCCGCGTTTCTGTAAACGGCTACATCATGGGCTGCTTGACAGGTTTCAGCATGATATTTTATGTACAGCATGTGCAAAATgagcattttcatgtttttacacatcacatcacattttgGTCACATTGCTatatattctgtaaaaatgtaacgGAAAAGTAATATATCACATATACTACAGGATAAAGCAGTGCTTTATTACTGCTTTCATTTTGCTcactttaacttttttgtttttgacctTATAACTTATGGCATAGAGATGTTTCCAGTAAACAGATTAATCTGGAATGTTTCCACCACTTAGTTAATATGGACCAACAGCTTTCATTTAGTTCTTCTTTCGGCAAAGCTCAGTGACGTAGGATCTAAGGCTCCCGGTCGGGTTTCCTTTTTAGGCATTtgcaagaagaaaataaaatttattccaCTACGGAATTTATCATGTGTAATGACAGCTCGGATGCAGCCTGTGGCACATCCTGTAAAGTTCTTTTCGAGGCAAAGCTATACATTTTCCACAGTGAAGGAATTTAATAATAACTGTCCCAACACACATCAGACTCAACACCTGTTTCCGAAGATGCCCCCACCGGAAGCTGACCATTGCCAGTGACAAATGTAAATACTTACAcgtacattgtctgaaccacttgtcccattctgaggggggtgcggggagccagagcctaaccccgcaacacagggcgtaaggctggagggggaggagacacacccagcacaggacagcaacctgttacaaggcaccccaagcaggactcgaaccccagacccaccagagagcaggacccagtccaacctactgcaccactgtgccaccacacccccatctaACTACTTTTtccagtaaattaaaaattcagctCTATATTATCAGAGTGCTATTTTTTTGTATGGTCAACTTCATTGAGGGCCACTCACATGCAGCTCATAGAGAGGTCAGAATCAAGTGGCAACACTCTACAGGTGtaacttttttcttcaaatttttttaaatcaagtatatatgtatgtgttcatttatttttttttttgttttcccaagaaaactcactcactcactcactgtctgaaccactagtcccgtatggggtcgcagggagttggagcctaacccggtaacacagggcgtaaggccggagggggaaggaacacacccaggacgggacgccagtccgtcgcaaggcaccccaagaggaacttgaaccccagacctaccagagagcaggacctggtccaacccactccgccaccgtgccaccacacccccctccaagAAAACTGCTTGGACTTAATTTcaactttatttacattttgtacttCTTTGGTGTGTTCACcaaagcggggtcacagcaagccagaggctaacctggcaacacagagtgcaaggctggagggggaggggacacacccaggacaggacgccagtccattgcaggacaccCCTAGTgaaactcgaaccccagacccaccagagagcaggcacaggcaacGAGTATCAGATGTCAAATTCAGGAGTTCATACACACAGTTTCGGATAAATGAGGTCCATAGTCCacaaattccaaaaagaagtgCAGAACTTTCGATAACGACCAGGGATGAAATTGGTTCAAATGTGTAACACAACATTAGGTGACCATCTATGTTTTTTTGTTGCGTTATAAACAGTGCATCCGCAATTTTTTatggaaacatggaaaaaaaaaatgccttaaaCGCAGTCCAAGGGTTGCAGGATTTTAGCTTCTGATTGCTGTAAATTTGTGACTCCTAGTCCTCGTTTTTGTCCATCGCTATCAAGACGTGTTGCAGCGgttggtgtgtgttttgtgtttgctgGAAGCTGATGCCTGCAACATGTGGCTTTGTTTTAGAGGATACACTAGAGAAATGAGCAAACACGATGacagcattttttccaaagaccTCACGACACGGGATGAATGAACACTTGGCTGTGCACTGtatggaggagaagagagggtGGGAGTTTCTTGACCACAATGGCTGCCGCCTACAAGGGTGTCGCAGCTTCTGGAGACTTCTGTTTGGGTGTTTTGTAAAGGCTCATTGAGAGACGACTCATCTCCAAGTGCCTGCCCTGTGAGCGCTGGATGGGGACCAGAGGCAGTCACGCTGTCCACAGGGCCGCACGCAAACAATGGCGCCGTCACACTGGACGGCGGGCCGTTGAACTTGCATCATGCGGTAGCAGCAAACCGTTTTCGCCCTTGAAAAGAGACCATTGAACAAATGTTCTAGCGCGCAACGAACTGCAATGTTTCAGCTGCGCAGCTGTGCACTTCGGGAAAGCACTTGCTCaacttttttcataattatttttttaattacagatgATGTTTGTGTCGCCGACTCCAGCGATGGATGAAAATGAGGAGGTGAGCAAGTTGACGTAATCGCTCTCCAGATCTTTGAACGCGGCTCGGCCGATCTTGCAGTGCTTTCCGAGACCGTGTGAGGATCGGCTTCTCGCGACGGGGGATTGAAGATTGAAGTGGGGGTTGGGGTCGTGAGGACCAACGCTCTCTGGCATCCTTTGTTTTCTCAGGCCACAACCGTGCCACTCATTGGAAGCCCCAAATATTGCCCCGGAGACAACAACAAAGGGGGTTACCTGTGTGAGTCTGGGCACTGCTGTGGTGAGATGGGGTGCTGCACGTACTACTACGAACTCTGGTGTAAGTGTAACGCTGTTTAACCTCGTTTTTTTGTCTGTTGCGTCAGAATGCGTTGTGGAGAACTGTAACCGTCCTGCTAGTTGAtgattgctttggagaaactctTGGTACAAAGTGAGTGAGCTGCTTTGTGTGCAAAATTGTAGAAAGTTTCGCATTTAAAGATAATTTATGACATTTTATGACTTGCGAAGTTCTTACGGTTATTTTAAATCGTGACTGGTGGGAGCAACAGGTGCTGCACTGTTTgaagaggacctgggttcaaatcccacctcctactgtgtttcccttgatcaaagtacttactctgaagtgggagagtaaaaattaccctgctgtaaaagaTGGGTggattattgtaagtagcttaacaatgtaagtcacactggagaaataTATCAGATGATGGAATAAATGCGATATCGTGAAATGTGGATATTCGTCAAGGTTAAAATTAGCTGCGAGTGTGTGTTCAACAGCTGTGAAGCTGGAACTCAAGTTAAAGCCTTGAGACAGAAATACAGAATGAGGGGCATGGGGTGGCACTGAGTGTTTGAAGTGATGGGCGATGGCAGTGCTCTTTGTTTGCTTCCCCGGTCCTTCAGGGTTCTGGCTCCTCTGGACCGTCCTCATCCTGttcagctgctgctgcgcaTACCGTCATCGGAGAGCCAAGCTGCGaatccagcagcagcatcagcggCAGCGGGAGATCAACCTCATGGCCTACCATGGAGCGCTCAGCCACCCAACGTCCATGTTGGATCTCAGTATGCCACCGGTTCCGTTTCACCCTGTCTTCTTCTGTTAAGCATCTTTTCTCTAATTTTACAGCCCGTTCTATGTCCATTTGTGTTTGGTCTTTGTGTCATtgtgttaaataatgaaaataatttggaTGCTTGTGGACATTGGCAGCAGTTAGTTTGGGAGATTATCATTTGTTAATCATATgttgcagcaggtgatgtattggtctgagtttgaatcccaccttgtgctgtagtacaattaagcaaggtactttgtTGCTTAccttgaaatgatacagtaaaaattgcgcAGCTGCATCAATGAATAAAGCACAGTacgtagcttaacagtgtaagtcactttgaagaaaagtgtcagctaaatgaacagatgtaaatgtaaatgttgcgtTTCTAAGAAGCAACTAATTCAGAATAACAATCTCAAGGCTTGATCACTCCCTAGGTCCTAGcaagagcgctgtgctcctccacctctagctgctTTGTGGTTCCCCTTGCATGGAGTCTAAAACTGAAAGTCAGCCGACTGCCAGTTTTGACTCCGAtgttgtggaatgagctccctctgtccctcagagctactgaatcccttccgccattcaggaagggtctgaaaattctttcagacccacttctttcctaatctcctaactgctccataaacctacatcacatcatctgtcacaatcGCCTCTGTGTTTCTTATGAATTGTATGCACAGATACTTGTGTAACGTGCAAGGCCGAAAACAGAGCTATTAGACTTCGCTTTGACAATCAGATGTTTGTATCTAAACCTCTTCATTTGTTGTGAAATATGCTTTCTTTCATTGggttgtacatttttatggagaaatgcatctgctgcataataaatataatgtatgaTCCCTAATGAGGCCTTCAGTCAAAAGCATTCAAGTTAATACACGtgtctttaaccactgtgctatctGCTGCTTGCACTCAAAGTGCTCCAGTTTCAGAAGGACGATGTAAAGATACTGAGCTTCTCTTTGGCAGGCTTCTTGTCCTCCTTCAAGCTCCCCTCCTACGAAGAGGTGGCAGCGCAGCCGAGGACGCCTCCCCCACCCTACAGCACTGTGTTTGCGCTGCATGGCAGCCGCCACTACGAACACGCCGGGCCCAGCGGCATCACGTCCTCCCAGAGCTCAGACAACTACACCAGCTGCTCCTGCGAGTCCTGCTCTACCGTCTCTCCCAGCAGCACTTCCATCTCCATGCAGGTCTCTGATGAAACCAGCAATGTTTCCACACCCGGTGAGACGGATGAGTCCCGGGTGCCGAGTGCCACCCATGCCACCCTGGCGTCCCCGCCCGAGTCTTCAACATCCACTCCTGCACTCACGCTCGCCGACCTCCTCGGAGCACTGCGGCAGCAAAGAGAGGGGGAAGTCCCTCCTGAAGAACCCTCCGAAGACGCCCCCTCCCGTAAGCCTGCCCTCTCTCCCCCCAAGCGCACGGTCTTTTCCTCCAACGTGGACTTCTTTGAGCCGGACATTGTCTCAAGCGTCGCTTCCCTGAGCGAGGATGAAGACGCCGACGAGAGCCACTTTCGCCACCGGCGGATGACCGGCGACTCGGGTATCGAGGTGTGTCGCTGCCAGGTGGAGagcgaggacgaggaggaggaggcagagccGAGGATGAGCAAAGTGACAGGGACGGAGGACCCCGGGCCTGTCCACGACAGCGCCGACTGCTCCAACCGCACCCAGGCCGTCCAGACGGCGAAGCCGGAGGAGTGCGGCAGCCCGTGTGGTTCCACCTCAGTACCTCAAGATGGACAGGATCCCATCATTATTGTGGAGTCCATGTGAGGGCCTGAAGGACGCACCGCTGCGGTCACGACAGGGTATCGTGAGATTATCCCAAAAGGCGGTACTGTGGAATAGGTCATCGCGAGTTAAATTTCCCACGTTTCCAAATTTGACTGATGTTAAGCTCATCAAACAAAATATGGAAACAGATTACATTATCAGCTGTCGTAAATGAGGACAACTAGGAAAGATGCGATGTACTGGTTGCCCGTTTTCATCTGCGCGTTCCAGCAACACCCTTATTTTTTACGCAACCTAAAACAAAGGGAGCATCCAGAAAGGAGATGAAGGCGGCTGCAGTGCAAATGCTAATGCTCATTCTTTGTGCTCTGGAGCGGCACAAAGGACAACAGCGGCTGTGTGCGCGGCGTGAAGTCAGCATAATGAGGCGGTCACAGCCCTGCTCTGCGTAGGCCACCCGGCTGCCCCCTGCCATttgccccccacctcccagtTTTCGTTTTCGTCTTGGGCCGCAAGAtggaaattttcttttattaacacTGGTTGTCACGAGAAAGACAAAGTTTAATGCAGCCTCTTTCCTCAACAGCCTTCTGTAACAGGACCCGTCACACAGACTAGATGCACTTTGCCTAAATGCTGCTTGGATTGCTTATCTGTGATATAATTATAATGATATTAtgaatgcaataataataacagtaatgttGACAGTGACGCACAGGGTTCTTTTTGGTCTGGAACTCCAAGCCACTGCAGGATGCAATAGCGTCTGGGAGCATTCAGATCAATGGAGCAGAGAGAAAAGGTGTAGCAGATGCCTCCCATACTGTCCTGTGCTATGAAGGAACTTGGGAAGATGAATTATGAATTGCATAAAATACTTGTCAGATACGAATGAGCATAAAATTGGACGTGTATTTTGTCCATGTATGACTGGACAGTCTAATGCATCAtgatattatttttgtaatatattttgcataatttaaaacaaaaaaaaaagtgttggttCATCAGCAAAGTGAAACCtaaatcgaaaaaaaaaaaaaaatcacttcgacatttaaaatgattttcgGACCACtctaaagatttacattttttgtggaaatgcagaaatggaAGGAATCGTCATATTCTTTGCACCAGCTTCCTCCCTCTTGTTAAGATCATTGATCGTTTTCCTCCGTAGTGGTTGGGTGTTGGGCCaaatgaaatacaaagaaaaaattttCTATCAACATTTCTAGTGACTTGCAAGTgtataattaaatacaaaaaaaaaaatactgaaatttgtTATAAATTTGTTAAAACGTCGATATATAATGAGATTACTCTCATACATATGCTAGAAAGATATAACTGCACACAAAAGCCGAACTTGCGGACGGGCCAAGCCGCTCTTCGGCCTGTTGGACGAAGTAAACTGCTTGGCCTTGTGTAAGTCAGAGCCTGACCTCTGAGCATGAGCTGACTTACCTTGTATTGCCAGTTCACAGTTTTACCGCAGTGAAACTAAGCTCTCGTATGTTTATGCTCTGTGGCTCGACAGGAACCTGAAGCCGTGTCTTCTCTGCTGAACGTGTGGCAGTTCACCAATCAAGGCACACGGGCAAGTTCACTTATCAAGAATGACTatgcacttttatccaaagcaacttaccacgGAAATATGGGCACGCAGTTCGTTCATTTACTTAGCCACACATTTTACTGACGTAGGTCCACTTTAAGTAGCtctctgaaaaatgtaagaaccCAACCCCTACTGGGACGGGCCCCGGCAGCCTCTCGGTCGCAAGTCCAAGTCTTTTACTACTACTAGTGAGCTGTCGCTGAGCGGTGGGTTGGTGCTGAACGGGGTGCCCCGTGGTGCCACGAACTTCTGACTGACGCGCTGTCTTGTTTCCGGCGATCGATGCTGCTGCACCCTCGACCGTTTCGTTGGACGATTATTTTGGCCCCGCCCTCAGAATCATTGCTGCCGGTGCTTTACCTCTTAAAACTGTTATTTCTTCTATACACGGTACAGTGCGAGATACGCGCTGTTCAACGCTCTTACGTGGCAGCTGATATGAGTGCGTCTCATTTCCGTGTGTTCACTGTGCGACAACGTATGACCGGCGGAGTATGTTTAACATTGTCACGCAGGAACGGTGGGAACACGTACGCGGGGATTATGGGAAAAGGGGAGTCAAAGCTACCTGCTGCAGTGACCCCCGCTCCGACTACTCCGAACCTGCTACTTTAGCTCCTGGCCACTGGAGACCCTTCAAATCATATGGTGGAGTGAAAGGGCCTTGGAGTTTGACCCCTGGTCAAGAAACTTACCCTgaagcgatacagtaaaaatgactctgccGTATGAATGGGTGAAGAACTGTCagaagtttaacactgtaagacgCTTTGgcgaaacgcatcagctaaatgaataaatgtaaatgcaggctGTGTTATTGATGTAAATCAGTCATCGGTTGTGATACAATACAAGACGTGTAGCATTGTGGCTCTTGAGAACCGGGCGTCCCCACCCCTGGTGTCCACCCACATTTTCCTGTGAAAGGATGCGAAGAACGTGCGAAATTTTTAACGCAAAAGCTGCTGACAAACTATGCTTACGCTGTCTGTCCACGTGAGTATGTTATCTCACTTCGGTTTTTGTGCCACTGAAACTCCTCTTCTGTCTTTTGTAAATCTCAACCTGAGACGAAATATGCATTATGCTACAGCTGTGGTTCCCAGTGATGAAATATTACACTCgacattacagtaaaataaaaaaagtgcattatttttttccgTCAGcctttaaattaatgttatttatatgCCATAACCGCCCCCCCCTACACAGATACATGCGTTACAAATAACATAATGTCTACAGTGGAGTGATCAGTTACAAACTGACTGTGTGTACTTCCTTTATTTACAGACCTGTATTTATGCAGTAAGTGTCTTTAATAAAATTTAGTCCAGCAAAACGAGCACTTCTAGAAGCTGTTTCAGTGCTAGATAGACTGcagacatttaaacaaaaaatgttcacGCTAGCGCTCATCCGTTAAAACTACGgctgtatgtatacatacattgttatatatatttatacttgaATCAGTATGGAAAGACAGTTATGTGCAGTTTTACTTTGTATGTATGTTGGATTACTAGTTGTCCAGTGTATGAGATCTCTGCCAGCTTTTGTTTCTctaaaactgtttaaatataGCATACATTTaagacatgtatttattttttgtaaattaattgtaaaccataagtatattttaacaattttacactttattaaaaaaaaaaaaaaaaaaaaaaaaaccatggaatataattttttggtaaaattaGAAACTAAATTCATGCAAAAGgatcacattatttttttcctttgaaaaactcagctttgcacattttttttttcagtccccataatgtgtgtttcCGTGAGACTCAGTAAATTATGTACGAATAAActtgcttttttcagttttcttgaaAGAATGCTTTGGATCCACATTTTTAAGAAGCATGCATGTACAAGGGACATCTAAGTCTTTTTTACTCTTGTGTCATTAGGACATTGAAGTACTGTTGGCGTGTAATGTTTTGACACTGTTAAATGATATACAATTTATCTGGTgtgtaattaatataatatgatGTGATGAATGTGAGAAGACTGGTCTTCTATATACCGTGACCATATGTCATGCATGGCGATATTCACCCCTAGATTGTTTTGGTACACCTCAGACGAGACCATTCTTTTACTggacatttctttattttattctcacagcatgtttttttttttacttgttaccTAGGCTCATGCTGTTTACTTACACTGCTTAACTATTGTTTTCCAACTTTGTGTTTGAGATTTTGTCCTGTATACCAATTGACTCTTTCTTAAAATTCCTGAAAACAACCTGCAGatttgtgtgaaaataaattttgtaaATACCTCTGTGACTGATGAAATTTACAACTGCTatagttatttttctttctcagatgTCTGATTTAATGgttgtcttattattattattattattattattattattattattattatcttacTGCAGCCATACAGCTCCACAGTGTGTCccatatataattttaatattaattgttGTATACACTATAATTCTAAAACATTCATTCTTTCACTatctgtaaatatgtttgatatttttaatacatatcTTCCAGGTGCAGTGTATTTGTTACAGTTTTCCATGTTCGCACCTCACCAATATCACTAGTGTAAATTATAAAtgggttttatttattcctgGTTTATTCTTTGTAATGGCACTTATTGCATTATATTTGTCGTACTGGAGATATCATATGTGTATTACataaaaagtgtcatttaatCACAACATAGATTacaatatggaaaataaatcaCTTTATTAAGTATTGTTTTGTGCTATTTGCTAGGATGAAGGTGGGAAAAAGACCCTAAAACTGCAATATGCTATTCTTACACTTACATCTCTGAAGGTACTATTACTTGTGTCTACGGTAAAGAGAAAAATTCCACTCTTATTCTCATTGGTAAGAGGATCTTGTAGGATACATTCAAGATTATGTTTTTAGTGTTCTACCTTGTCTGATTTTGTGTTTCTAGAAAGTGTGTCATTTTAAAGGGAATTCTACTGTTGGATTATGTCcattcatacacacagacattttaatATAGGAAGACAGAAAAGCAAGCAAGATGTGTCGCTTATGTAGGCCATATAAATGAGGTTCGCATTCGTTTATGCTGCTGATGCTCCTTTCAAAAGCAGCTGACAACATTGAGATATTTACGCTGATTTACTCGTTtacacggctgggtaatttttaccgtttcAGTTTAGAGCAAGTTTGCAGGTTTGCAGGGTGAACTTTGTTTTAGCGCTTGAGGCCCAGCGCGGCCTACTCAGCAGAGCCGCGGTGTCACGGAGGCGGTGTAGGCCAGCGGCTGCAGAACAACCCCAAAGCGTCCCTGGAGATCAGGCAACGGCGCCCCCTGCGGGACCGTGAAGGTGAAACGCTGCAGCAGCCATCCGGAGAACAGGAAGAGCTCCAGCTTAGCAAGGGATTCGCCTACGCAGACCCGCGGTCCCGCGCCGAACGGGAGGAAGCAAGGCGGGGAGAAGCGCTGACCGTCGGCGTCCAGGAAGCGCTCTGCGcggaagagaggaggaggaggaggagggggacacagaGACGGCCCGTGCTGTCACTGCACGGTCACGCACGCGCGCGCTCGCTTTGTAACGGAAACCGAACTTTGCCGTCTCACCC
Protein-coding sequences here:
- the LOC108925976 gene encoding WW domain binding protein 1-like isoform X2; this encodes MDYKKGMAYCWFDPPLEMMFVSPTPAMDENEEATTVPLIGSPKYCPGDNNKGGYLCESGHCCGEMGCCTYYYELWWFWLLWTVLILFSCCCAYRHRRAKLRIQQQHQRQREINLMAYHGALSHPTSMLDLSFLSSFKLPSYEEVAAQPRTPPPPYSTVFALHGSRHYEHAGPSGITSSQSSDNYTSCSCESCSTVSPSSTSISMQVSDETSNVSTPGETDESRVPSATHATLASPPESSTSTPALTLADLLGALRQQREGEVPPEEPSEDAPSRKPALSPPKRTVFSSNVDFFEPDIVSSVASLSEDEDADESHFRHRRMTGDSGIEVCRCQVESEDEEEEAEPRMSKVTGTEDPGPVHDSADCSNRTQAVQTAKPEECGSPCGSTSVPQDGQDPIIIVESM
- the LOC108925976 gene encoding WW domain binding protein 1-like isoform X1 → MDYKKGMAYCWFDPPLEMMFVSPTPAMDENEEATTVPLIGSPKYCPGDNNKGGYLCESGHCCGEMGCCTYYYELWWFWLLWTVLILFSCCCAYRHRRAKLRIQQQHQRQREINLMAYHGALSHPTSMLDLSMPPVPFHPVFFCFLSSFKLPSYEEVAAQPRTPPPPYSTVFALHGSRHYEHAGPSGITSSQSSDNYTSCSCESCSTVSPSSTSISMQVSDETSNVSTPGETDESRVPSATHATLASPPESSTSTPALTLADLLGALRQQREGEVPPEEPSEDAPSRKPALSPPKRTVFSSNVDFFEPDIVSSVASLSEDEDADESHFRHRRMTGDSGIEVCRCQVESEDEEEEAEPRMSKVTGTEDPGPVHDSADCSNRTQAVQTAKPEECGSPCGSTSVPQDGQDPIIIVESM
- the LOC108925976 gene encoding WW domain binding protein 1-like isoform X3 — encoded protein: MMFVSPTPAMDENEEATTVPLIGSPKYCPGDNNKGGYLCESGHCCGEMGCCTYYYELWWFWLLWTVLILFSCCCAYRHRRAKLRIQQQHQRQREINLMAYHGALSHPTSMLDLSMPPVPFHPVFFCFLSSFKLPSYEEVAAQPRTPPPPYSTVFALHGSRHYEHAGPSGITSSQSSDNYTSCSCESCSTVSPSSTSISMQVSDETSNVSTPGETDESRVPSATHATLASPPESSTSTPALTLADLLGALRQQREGEVPPEEPSEDAPSRKPALSPPKRTVFSSNVDFFEPDIVSSVASLSEDEDADESHFRHRRMTGDSGIEVCRCQVESEDEEEEAEPRMSKVTGTEDPGPVHDSADCSNRTQAVQTAKPEECGSPCGSTSVPQDGQDPIIIVESM